In one window of Acidobacteriota bacterium DNA:
- the rpsC gene encoding 30S ribosomal protein S3: protein MGQKTHPYGFRLGYNNTWRSRWYADGKDYANLLHEDLQLRQELLARLENAAVSAVDIERTASKLRVNILSGRPGIIIGRKGAEVDKLRDDLMRRYGQDIHINIQEIQRPEIDAHLIAANVARQLERRIAFRRAMRRAIENALRFGAQGIKIRCAGRLNGAEIARAEWYQQGRLPLHTLKADIDYGFKTSYTTYGVIGVKVWVYRGERHRQRAIRPRV, encoded by the coding sequence GTGGGCCAGAAAACGCATCCGTACGGCTTTCGCCTGGGCTACAACAACACGTGGCGGTCTCGCTGGTATGCGGACGGCAAGGATTACGCGAACCTCCTCCACGAGGATCTCCAGCTCAGGCAGGAACTCCTCGCGAGGCTCGAGAACGCGGCCGTCAGTGCGGTTGACATCGAGCGGACCGCATCCAAGCTGCGTGTCAACATTCTCTCCGGTCGGCCGGGCATCATCATCGGACGGAAGGGTGCCGAGGTGGACAAACTGCGCGACGACCTCATGCGTCGCTATGGGCAGGACATCCACATCAACATCCAGGAGATTCAGCGTCCCGAGATCGATGCTCATCTGATTGCCGCCAACGTGGCGCGCCAGCTGGAGCGCCGTATCGCCTTCCGCAGAGCGATGCGCCGCGCAATCGAGAATGCGCTCCGTTTCGGAGCCCAGGGGATCAAGATCCGCTGCGCCGGTCGCCTGAACGGCGCCGAGATCGCCCGCGCCGAGTGGTACCAGCAGGGCCGTCTGCCGTTGCACACCCTGAAGGCCGATATCGACTACGGCTTCAAGACCTCCTACACCACGTATGGGGTGATCGGGGTCAAGGTCTGGGTCTACCGGGGCGAGCGCCATCGGCAGCGCGCCATCCGGCCGCGTGTGTGA
- the rplP gene encoding 50S ribosomal protein L16 produces the protein MLMPKKVKYRKQQRGKNRGIAERGSKVSFGDYALQAVERGWITARQIEAARIAMTRHVKRGGKIWIRVFPDKPVTKKPLETRMGKGKGNPEEWVAVVKPARILYEMEGVNENIAREAMRLAAHKLPIKTRFVSRKDQL, from the coding sequence ATGTTGATGCCGAAGAAGGTCAAGTACAGAAAGCAGCAGCGGGGCAAAAACCGCGGCATCGCCGAGCGCGGATCAAAGGTTTCCTTCGGAGACTACGCGCTGCAGGCGGTTGAGCGTGGCTGGATCACCGCCCGCCAGATCGAGGCGGCACGAATCGCGATGACCCGTCACGTCAAACGCGGCGGCAAGATCTGGATTCGAGTTTTCCCCGACAAACCGGTGACCAAAAAACCGCTCGAAACCCGTATGGGTAAGGGCAAGGGCAACCCCGAGGAGTGGGTGGCGGTCGTCAAGCCTGCCCGCATCCTTTATGAGATGGAGGGCGTCAACGAGAACATCGCCCGCGAGGCGATGCGACTCGCGGCGCACAAGCTCCCCATCAAAACTCGATTCGTGAGCAGGAAAGATCAGCTATGA
- the rpmC gene encoding 50S ribosomal protein L29, with protein MKAKDIRERSDDELRKTLGDLEEQLFKLRFQKSTGQIENPIKIREVRRNIARVLTVMNERRVEESAG; from the coding sequence ATGAAGGCCAAGGACATTCGCGAGCGGTCAGACGACGAGCTTCGGAAGACTCTGGGAGATCTCGAGGAGCAGCTCTTCAAGCTCCGGTTCCAGAAGTCGACCGGGCAGATCGAGAATCCCATCAAGATCCGCGAGGTTCGCAGGAACATCGCCCGGGTGCTGACGGTGATGAATGAGCGTCGGGTCGAGGAGAGTGCAGGATGA
- the rpsQ gene encoding 30S ribosomal protein S17, whose amino-acid sequence MDRENTSRKTTKVGLVTSSAADKSVVVKVENLVMHPLYQKFVRTSSKFMAHDEENNCNEGDRVLIEECRPLSKRKRWRVRKVIERAK is encoded by the coding sequence ATGGATAGAGAGAATACCTCGCGCAAGACCACCAAGGTGGGCCTGGTGACTTCCTCGGCGGCCGACAAGTCGGTCGTGGTGAAGGTCGAGAACTTGGTCATGCACCCGCTGTACCAGAAATTCGTTCGCACTTCCTCGAAGTTCATGGCGCACGACGAGGAGAACAACTGCAACGAGGGAGACCGCGTGTTGATCGAGGAGTGCCGACCGCTTTCGAAGAGAAAGAGGTGGCGCGTCCGCAAGGTCATCGAGCGCGCGAAGTAG
- the rplN gene encoding 50S ribosomal protein L14 yields the protein MIQMGTMLSVADNSGARRLQAIRQLGGSSAPRYAGLGDIVVCSVKEATPESEIKKGTVVKAVVVRTRSRARRRDGSYITFDENAAVLVNAEREPVGTRVFGPVARELREKRFMKIVSLAPEVL from the coding sequence ATGATCCAGATGGGAACAATGCTCAGTGTCGCCGACAACTCCGGCGCCCGTCGCTTGCAGGCGATTCGGCAGCTCGGCGGTTCCTCGGCGCCCCGCTATGCGGGTCTCGGCGACATCGTCGTGTGCTCGGTCAAGGAGGCGACGCCGGAGTCGGAGATCAAGAAAGGCACCGTCGTCAAGGCAGTCGTGGTCCGCACGCGCTCTCGAGCGCGTCGGCGTGACGGCTCGTACATCACGTTCGACGAGAACGCAGCAGTGCTGGTCAACGCCGAGCGCGAGCCGGTCGGCACCCGCGTTTTTGGTCCGGTTGCCCGTGAACTCCGCGAGAAACGATTCATGAAGATCGTTTCATTGGCCCCAGAGGTTCTGTAG
- the rplX gene encoding 50S ribosomal protein L24 — MKIRKGDTVEVISGKDAGKQGRVLVVDRDRERLVIEGVNMIKRHTRPNPQKNVKGGVVEREAPIHASNVMVISPDSGQRSRIGIRVLDDGRKVRVAKVDGAILDR; from the coding sequence ATGAAGATCAGAAAAGGTGACACCGTCGAAGTCATTTCCGGCAAGGATGCCGGCAAGCAGGGCAGAGTCCTGGTTGTCGACCGGGACCGGGAACGGTTGGTGATCGAGGGCGTGAACATGATCAAGCGCCACACCCGACCCAACCCGCAGAAGAACGTGAAGGGCGGAGTCGTGGAACGGGAGGCACCGATCCACGCTTCCAATGTGATGGTGATCTCACCGGACAGCGGACAACGATCCCGGATCGGTATCCGGGTGCTCGACGACGGACGAAAGGTCCGCGTCGCCAAGGTCGACGGCGCGATTCTCGACCGTTAG
- the rplE gene encoding 50S ribosomal protein L5: protein MARLQEKYREEVFPKLQKEFELTNPMQVPKISKITCNIGVGEASRNAKLLEVAMEQLANITGQLPEVRKARKSIAAFKLREGMPVGARVTLRRERMYEFLDRLICIGLPRVRDFRGISPNAFDGRGNYTLGIRDILVFPEVDYQKVESTMGMNITITTTAPTDDQARSLLAEMGMPFKSR from the coding sequence ATGGCGCGCTTGCAGGAAAAGTATCGTGAGGAGGTCTTCCCGAAGCTCCAGAAGGAGTTCGAGTTGACCAACCCGATGCAGGTACCGAAGATCAGCAAGATCACCTGCAACATCGGGGTTGGCGAGGCGAGCCGAAACGCCAAGCTGCTCGAGGTGGCGATGGAGCAGTTGGCCAACATCACCGGCCAATTGCCCGAGGTTCGGAAAGCCCGGAAATCGATTGCAGCCTTCAAGCTGCGTGAGGGCATGCCGGTCGGTGCGCGGGTGACTCTGCGTAGGGAGAGGATGTACGAATTTCTCGACCGCCTGATCTGCATCGGGCTGCCACGCGTTCGAGATTTTCGCGGCATCTCCCCCAACGCCTTTGACGGTCGCGGCAACTACACGCTCGGAATTCGCGACATTCTGGTCTTCCCAGAAGTGGACTACCAGAAGGTCGAAAGCACCATGGGAATGAACATCACCATCACAACCACGGCACCCACCGACGACCAGGCGCGTTCGCTCCTGGCTGAAATGGGCATGCCGTTCAAGAGTCGTTAG
- a CDS encoding type Z 30S ribosomal protein S14 gives MARKAMIAKSLKKPKFKVRQRNRCRVCGRPRGYMRKFQLCRVCFRKLALEGYLPGVTKASW, from the coding sequence GTGGCACGTAAGGCAATGATCGCGAAGAGCCTGAAGAAGCCGAAATTCAAGGTCCGTCAGCGCAACCGTTGTCGGGTCTGCGGCCGTCCGCGGGGCTATATGCGCAAGTTCCAGCTCTGCAGGGTGTGTTTTCGCAAGCTGGCCCTCGAAGGCTACCTGCCCGGGGTCACCAAGGCGAGCTGGTAG
- the rpsH gene encoding 30S ribosomal protein S8, which produces MGMTDPISDLLTRIRNATTVRHDRTDVPASKMKLELAKILKQEGFIRTFKVIEEGPQGTIRIYLKYADDGEPVIHGLQRVSRPGCRIYRGVDELPKVRNGLGVAVISTNRGILTDEQARGMRVGGEVLCEIW; this is translated from the coding sequence ATGGGTATGACTGATCCGATTTCTGACCTCCTGACCCGTATTCGGAACGCTACGACGGTGCGCCACGATCGCACCGACGTGCCGGCTTCGAAGATGAAGCTCGAGTTGGCCAAGATCCTCAAACAGGAAGGATTCATCCGCACCTTCAAGGTGATCGAGGAGGGGCCGCAGGGGACGATTCGCATCTATCTCAAGTACGCCGATGACGGCGAGCCGGTGATCCATGGCCTGCAGCGGGTGTCTCGCCCCGGTTGCAGGATCTACCGCGGGGTGGATGAGCTGCCAAAGGTGCGAAATGGCCTCGGAGTCGCTGTGATCTCGACCAATCGGGGCATTCTCACCGACGAGCAGGCGCGTGGCATGCGCGTGGGTGGCGAAGTCCTGTGTGAGATCTGGTAG
- the rplF gene encoding 50S ribosomal protein L6, with protein sequence MSRIGKLPIPLPKGVDVSISGDVVNVKGPKGQLQVTILPGITAAVEDGNLNINRADDEPQSRSFHGLTRALLANATTGVSEGWEKKLEIVGIGYRAEGKGKSVIFNLGYSHPIDFAVPDGIEIDVDAKANTVTVKGIDRQKVGQIAAEIRGLRPPEPYKGKGIRYFGERFRTKAGKQGVTA encoded by the coding sequence ATGTCACGCATAGGAAAACTGCCGATCCCGTTGCCGAAGGGGGTCGATGTCTCGATCTCCGGCGACGTGGTCAACGTCAAGGGCCCGAAGGGCCAGCTGCAGGTGACCATTCTGCCGGGCATCACCGCGGCCGTCGAGGACGGGAACCTCAATATCAACCGTGCCGACGATGAGCCCCAGAGCCGGTCGTTCCACGGTCTGACTCGCGCCCTGCTGGCAAACGCCACAACCGGCGTTTCCGAGGGTTGGGAGAAGAAGTTGGAGATCGTCGGCATCGGCTACCGGGCCGAGGGCAAGGGCAAGAGCGTGATCTTCAACCTCGGCTATTCGCATCCGATCGACTTTGCGGTGCCGGACGGCATCGAGATCGACGTCGATGCGAAGGCGAATACGGTGACCGTCAAAGGCATAGACCGCCAGAAGGTCGGCCAGATTGCGGCCGAGATTCGCGGCCTGCGGCCACCCGAGCCGTACAAAGGCAAGGGCATCCGCTACTTCGGCGAGCGTTTCCGGACCAAGGCCGGGAAGCAGGGAGTGACAGCATGA
- the rplR gene encoding 50S ribosomal protein L18, protein MRVQDRKQRRERIRRRYRGAVRGTADRPRLSVYRSLRHVYAQVIDDVSGITLASASTLEKEAAGSLKTTGNRDAGTMLGKLIGERAKERGVETVVFDRGGFPYHGVIRAIADGAREAGLKF, encoded by the coding sequence ATGAGGGTTCAAGATCGTAAGCAGCGCCGCGAGAGGATTCGGCGGCGCTACCGGGGTGCTGTCCGCGGAACCGCGGATCGACCGCGCCTGTCTGTGTATCGGAGCCTGCGGCACGTTTACGCCCAGGTCATCGATGATGTTTCGGGCATCACGCTGGCGTCGGCGTCGACTCTCGAAAAAGAGGCCGCTGGAAGCCTCAAGACTACCGGCAATCGCGACGCCGGCACCATGCTCGGGAAGCTCATCGGCGAGCGTGCCAAGGAGCGTGGCGTGGAAACGGTCGTTTTCGACCGCGGCGGGTTCCCGTACCACGGTGTGATTCGCGCGATTGCAGACGGAGCCCGCGAAGCGGGCCTGAAGTTTTAG
- the rpsE gene encoding 30S ribosomal protein S5, with amino-acid sequence MMNRESEFAETVVHINRVAKVVKGGKNFSFSAVVVAGDGSGKVGYGTGKAREVPPAIQKASEQARKEMVKIPLVSGTVPHLVWGRWGATRVLLRPASPGTGVIAGGGVRAVMESAGVADVLTKIVGSRNPFNVVRATFDAIDRLMTSGQVNRLRGIDLGPAPEEAETPAEVEAADVAEEGEKTEVAEEAIEPEVAEGDDS; translated from the coding sequence ATGATGAACCGAGAGTCCGAGTTCGCCGAAACAGTCGTTCACATCAACCGTGTCGCAAAGGTCGTCAAGGGCGGCAAGAACTTCTCGTTCTCCGCCGTGGTCGTTGCGGGCGACGGTTCGGGCAAGGTCGGATACGGCACCGGCAAGGCGCGCGAGGTGCCGCCGGCAATCCAGAAGGCGAGCGAGCAGGCTCGTAAGGAGATGGTGAAGATCCCGCTGGTCAGCGGAACCGTGCCTCACCTGGTGTGGGGGCGGTGGGGCGCGACCCGGGTTCTGCTCCGTCCGGCTTCACCCGGTACGGGTGTCATCGCGGGCGGCGGCGTGCGTGCTGTGATGGAGTCGGCGGGGGTCGCCGACGTGCTGACGAAGATCGTTGGCAGCCGCAATCCATTCAACGTGGTTCGCGCCACCTTCGATGCCATCGACCGCCTGATGACCAGCGGACAGGTCAATCGGTTGCGCGGCATTGACCTCGGCCCGGCGCCGGAAGAAGCGGAGACTCCAGCAGAGGTAGAGGCTGCGGATGTGGCTGAGGAAGGTGAGAAAACCGAGGTGGCCGAGGAGGCGATCGAGCCTGAGGTCGCCGAGGGAGATGACAGCTGA
- the rpmD gene encoding 50S ribosomal protein L30, protein MTAEEKKQKAADEKEVAAEKAPAKKAAAKKAAPKKSAAKKTTAKKPAEKKTSAKKAAPKKAAERKATAKKSAAKKPAAKKAAPKKAAEEKKADTKTTAEKNATAQKPAERKAAPKKAPAKAETSRATAKKAEGSGKMLKITQVRSQIGFARKQRLVLSSLGLGRIGRSVTRRDHPTIRGMVSKVTHLVSVEEVEG, encoded by the coding sequence ATGACTGCGGAAGAAAAGAAACAGAAGGCGGCCGACGAGAAAGAGGTCGCGGCCGAGAAGGCGCCGGCGAAGAAGGCTGCAGCGAAGAAGGCTGCGCCCAAGAAGTCGGCCGCAAAGAAAACGACGGCCAAGAAGCCGGCTGAGAAGAAAACCTCTGCCAAGAAGGCGGCGCCGAAGAAGGCAGCCGAAAGGAAGGCAACGGCCAAGAAATCGGCTGCCAAGAAGCCTGCGGCCAAGAAAGCCGCGCCGAAGAAGGCGGCAGAAGAAAAGAAGGCCGACACCAAGACGACCGCCGAGAAGAATGCAACGGCGCAGAAGCCGGCCGAAAGGAAGGCCGCGCCGAAGAAGGCTCCGGCCAAGGCCGAGACTTCCAGAGCGACCGCGAAGAAAGCCGAGGGTTCGGGCAAGATGCTCAAGATTACCCAGGTGCGCAGCCAGATCGGATTCGCGCGAAAGCAGCGACTCGTGCTGTCCAGTCTCGGTCTGGGACGTATCGGCCGGTCGGTGACGCGCCGCGATCATCCGACGATCCGCGGCATGGTGTCCAAGGTCACCCACCTGGTTTCGGTAGAGGAAGTGGAGGGCTGA
- the rplO gene encoding 50S ribosomal protein L15 has product MELHDLHPAPGAKKGRKRIGRGPGSGTGKTAGKGHKGQKSRSGYSRRYGFEGGQMPLVRRIPKRGFYNVFRVEYQVVNLRDLERVFADGDTVSVETLIEKGLTKRGKKPVKVLGDGELKKKLTVQAHKFSAAAKEGIEKAGGSCEVVTS; this is encoded by the coding sequence GTGGAACTTCATGATTTACATCCAGCGCCCGGGGCGAAGAAGGGACGCAAACGAATCGGTCGCGGTCCGGGCTCCGGCACCGGAAAGACCGCCGGTAAAGGCCACAAGGGGCAGAAGTCGCGGAGCGGGTACTCGCGGCGCTACGGCTTCGAGGGTGGTCAAATGCCGCTCGTGCGCCGCATCCCGAAACGTGGTTTCTACAACGTTTTCAGGGTCGAATATCAGGTCGTAAACCTGCGGGATCTGGAAAGGGTCTTTGCGGACGGCGATACGGTTTCAGTCGAGACTCTGATCGAGAAAGGCCTTACGAAGCGCGGCAAGAAGCCAGTCAAGGTGCTCGGTGACGGGGAGCTCAAGAAGAAGCTGACTGTGCAGGCGCACAAGTTCTCGGCGGCGGCCAAGGAAGGCATCGAAAAAGCGGGCGGTAGCTGCGAGGTGGTGACGTCGTGA